The nucleotide sequence CGAGCTAGTAgaaatggtgaaatttttttttttgcattttttttcaaaaaggatggaacaacaatGGAGGCAATGATCAAGAATGAAGATCTTCAGTTGTGATGGGCCACTTTTCGTTGGAAAAGTGGCCGGAATCgaaaattattggtgaaaaagGGAGCTTCTATTGGTGgctttttggataatttttttaattaaaataggaaaatatgaaaaaatggtgaaaatataaaaaaagtgaaaaatattaaatattaaatagatGAGACAGGGGACTAAAGTGTAAAGTTTAAGACTTGTATGGTAGGTTTGTATGTAAAAAGTAATGATGTCATTTTAGTGTCTAAACACCTAATTTTCCAAGACTTATATCTAAGTgccaaaataagttttgaaaatatctATTTTGCAAACTATCTCGATTAAATCCTGCAGCATCAACTGATTCAAGAAAGATGGAGATGTTCTGACCATTTTGCCAGCTGTCACCAGCAGGGTATAACAAAAGTTTCCTGCATATTCTAAACACATCAAATTCTATTTAATTTACAAGGCAAAGAGAAGTAAGAACATATATGATGGATCTATAAAAACAAGGTTTGAACAATGTACCATTTATAACCCTTTAACAGTAAACTCTTCAGAATACACTTTATTCGTCAATTTTGTGAATTCAGCAATCTTCCATTCGTGCTTATAAGGATCAGCATCATTCAAAGAAAAGCATTCACCTATTCTCTGATTCTTGATGACATATACATCTACTCCAAAGATACATTCGTCATTAACAAGGTAACCATTAGAGGGGTCTTTGAATGTTTCATGAGAGATACATTTCGAGTAACCCCATTCCGTCTTGATATTGCGAAAACGCCTCTCCATTCCTGCGTCAAAGCAAATTTAGTCCTAGCAAGTGTATCTGAATAGTCATAATTAACTTCCATGCATATATGAATTTTGCACTACTAGGATTTTTCTAGTAAACTTTCAACGTCAAGAGGAAAATGTCATTGAGTAGAAAAAGGCTATACCTTTCATTACAGTATAGTTGTCATGAATTTGATCAAATATCAAGAATCTAAATGAGGCATTCACCTCCCAATCAACATGTAAGGAACTTGGCCCAACAATAGCCAAGTATACAGATATATGACCTTGTCCATCTCCATTTCCATCGGAATGAATGATCATTTTCCTATCGCATGTTCATAAACAGTTGAGGAAATTACAAACAATATTCttcaataaagaaaacaaactataTCTAAACAAGTATCTAACCAGGGgaatatataattataaatattcacGTACTGAAAAATATTTAATGCTATAGAATATTATAGTTAACAATATACTCAATGAGCAACGCGTTCAGCTTTCCAGACCTCACACTGAAAACCcaaataataaagagaaaaagagcaCAAAACGGGAGGAAAGTACTGTCATTTTTGACAAAGATTGCTTGTCCTATGCATAGCTCATAACTTTCCCATTCTTGTATACCTTAACCAATCTATGTTACACGTACGCCGTCTCAACATATATCAAAACTAGCATACTCAGATATTCATCATGGAGTCAGATATGAGTACTGAATGATTCGTGTGGAGCATCCATATATACTAGTTCACGTATAAACAAATTACAGTTTGTCACAATATGAATCTTGACCATAATTTGGTCAACATACGTATAAACTTTATAATGTAATGCATCTTTTGTCCTTAGTTTTGTTGACTTTAGAAATCCTGCCTTTTGGGGTACCCACGAGATCCTCTTCGAAATCTCTCTTCCTTCTTGCCAAATTGTCAAATAGGCAACATATAGATTACTACCAATTATTTTAACTGTGATGTATTAGTCAAATTTTGTTAGCTTTCACTTAATTTGAAGGATTTTGCGTACCCATGTTCTTCACTCccgttgtttttttttttgtcctttCTCAAACTACTTTGTATTGTATTACTTGAGCCGAAGGTCTATCGGATGGAAACAGCAACCTCTCTACCTAATAAGATTAAGTTCTATCAACATCCTATCACTATCCTCCCAAGACCCCaagtgggattacactgggtttgttgttgtttgccGTGTTATATAACACGAAAGCAGATAGGCAAGTATTATGAAAGCTCATTATCAACTGCAATATACAAAATTCtcaaaagaaaccaaaaaatgAGATAGAAGTGTAGacaaatattattttgaaattgaaGAGATGCATAGTACAATTTGTAGCCATGAGACTTGAACTCATTTGATTAATACTTGACAATACCATTTTCTgagagcaaggaaaatgattcaATCTTCAACAAGTAACGTGTTGGTGATGCGTCTGCACTATTTTCCATGGTTACTTGCAAACTAGTGATAAATCAAATGATAAAAAAGTTGAACTAAAAAgtatattatttgatttgattggtCAACTTAACTATATAttgataactaaatcaaaaaagcataaaatctattaAGTGAATAATCCCCTAAACAGGACTGTTCAATTTATAAAGTTCCAAAAAGGTCCAAACTTTtccaacaagaaaaaaaaaaaacaaatatagaagaGATGTTTTACAATAAGCAAACTTTCTCCGCCAAAAAAGGTAATTATAATTATGCTAAATGCTAACACAAAGCCCACTAGGATTACTACTAGTTGCTTTGTTAACTTCAGTTCTCATTGTGaaagagatgaaaaaaaaaaaaaaattgaacaaattcATATGCACATCTAGTGGctacaaattaaaatttaaaagttagatTTGTATCTGATGTAAACTACTAAAAGAAAGAGGATTTAGCCACCAAAATTGGCTCAGTAATCCTATTTAGCAATGATAGCACGCATTTCTGTTAGAGCAAATGAGCGACAAAGTTCGTAGctaatttcaattttgttttggaaaTGTTAAAGGTGCATAGTAGCCAAGTTGACACAAATAAAGTAGGGAGAATATCTCATATATGACCTCCCATATCTCTGTTGCTGATCAACTTTGAGGGGCATATGATCACTCCTGGCTCAATAAATAACGTGTTTTATACTTGCATAACTTTGAACTTAAATAGACTCTTGGATAATGTCATGTAGGAGTTTGAGTAAAAGTCTATTttatactaaaaattacatatatatacaaaaaaataactttaccttgttacataaaatctcatattgaaaaacaaaatacaaaaattttaaattaattacttaaattcCTACCTTGTTTAGCTtgtctttctttcttcttatgCATCCGAAATAGCTTCATATTTTCCTCTTAAAATCTTGCTACATTATCTCTCCAATTATCTATCTGCATTAAATCTCCTTATCATCTCTCTACACCCACAAATTCCGATCTACAATAATCTCTCTCCAAATAAAATCTTCTCAATTTTCTCCGTCCAAAATCAACAAAATCTTCTCCGtccaaaattatcttttctcTGTCCAAAATCGataaaatcttctccattttcatcaaaaatccaaaaaaaaaaaaattgcaatttcATCCAATATATGCTTCTCTGAATCCGGGAATATATGTTTATCTGAATTTCATCAAAAATGAATTAAGTTGAATCTTCTCCATTTAATGATCGCGTATTGTTATTCCCGCTGTTGGTTTCGTTCTTGGttcttttgattatgaaaaatcCAATTTCGCAAAGAACCGTTCGAAGCACTGAAACAATCCGgtaacaatgaagaaattgaggaAATTTGTCGGTTAAAGTCCAAAAAAGAAAGCTCTAAAATTGTCAAGTAAGAAAAAGGTTGATAATTCTGGACGACCGCGGCTGCCGAAGGTTTAATGTATTAGCAGCACtattttatgtataagatttcattATACAGTTGTTAAGATTATATAGTGAATTGTATAAGGTGTTCGTATACATGTGAAACagtattagattatatttattaCTTATATAAGGTTTACACATGCATGTGAAACTGTTGTATGCGgttgtcttttatttgttttggcaGTATGATTCTATGTATCAGATTTCATTTTACATGTATTAATACTAGTATATTATTAATTGTATAAGGTTTACACATACATGTTTAATAATGTTCTAAAATTTGGTAACTTTATACATTGAAACTATATTGTATAAAGATATTGTAAAATTGAATTGGTTGATCCATACAAACGCTTCACTACATGTATATTACTATAGCATAAAACGTTATAATGATAGCTACAAAAGAAAAGTTTCTCACGAAAAATATTGTACGATGATATagatatatgtcaaaatatttcatcatacaTAAGTCTATATGTACGATGAGTCATTATACATTAGTATATTggatttttacacattttataatGTATAGGAACAATCAATACAATAGTAATTAAATTAACCGCAGTAACACATTAAAAAACGAACTtctttaaaatctataacaaataaatttttcatatttattcaaCGTATAATAATACAACACATatcagaaaaaaatgaaaaaacttaaCAACTATAATATGACAGTTGCAATTTctattaaaatatgtattagcAGCATTATTCTATGTTCATATTGATTTTTCTGAGAACTGAAGAAAGCagtagaagtttttttttttcattgaatgCACttcaacaaagaagaaaatttaatgcgatgtttaacatattttttgaatttaattttcagttactatatttaataaTACACCACTAAATGTTGAGTAATTAATGGCGTGAATTAAGAAACAGATTGATATTATCAGATTTATCTTTCCTTAAATATAGCCTAATCAGCTTTATCATACATTTTAACAATGTATACATTCCAACAATGCATGAGGGTTGACCAGATGTATGAGTATCTTTCTCAAAATCGAAAGAGAGAAAGGTTGAAGGGATTTTATGTGATTACTTTCACTTACTAAGGGATTTATGTagtttatacatttttatatagTTGTTGATTGTTAGAATTCAATTAAAGTAGTCGTGTAATTGTTTTCAGATCAGGAGTCCCTAGCAGTGATAACTTTGGAGTTTTATTCTCCAAGAAACTCATATTCATTGATTTATCAAGGTCATTATAGGTTAAAGTAACTTGGgaaaattaattaagggtgacgaaaagatttcaaaactaaaaaaagtgacacaagtcttaaatattaAGTAAAGGTGacaattttaaaattagtgtTAATTACACTAATATTAAAACCCTCAAATTTTATTATCTACACAAAGATCCCTACTTTCTCCATTATACCCCACCCCCTCCACACCTCTTTTATCACCGCCACTCCTGCCACCACTACTCTTCATACACCACCAATCTATCCCCTCCACATCTTTTTAGTTGTTACTGTCGCTGCCATCGCCAGCATCATCTCCTCTTCCTCCATCATTGCCACCACCACCATTGCTACCTCTTCCAGATCTACCACCATTTCCATCTCCTACACAACTGtcacctatttttcttcttcttctccaccaTCACCACAATCAACATGGCAATAACCGTCACCTTTTCCTTTGGTTTTACCACCTGCACCACCTCATCCTcctttatcataaatatcatcttcTTTGTGGGCTCTTTCTCTACCACatcttttttcagaaattaagtaaATATCAAAATTGTTGCAGCAACAGTCGTAGTTATTGTAGCAACTTCGGTAATTGCTACAATAGCTTCGATAATTGCTACAACAACTACAATAATTAttgtaacacaacaactaatagtagttgttacggtaattattgaaattattgcaaaaactaatagtagttgttgcagCAATTACCATAACTGTTGCAGCAACTACCGTAACTGCTGCAACAACTACCTAGCAACTATGGTAGTTTCTAAAGTGACTCGCAGTTGCttaattttatgcattatttgttcaatcatttatttttaaaaaatcaaaattttctttttaaacttatcaaaattaaaaaaaatagttcataaaaattaaaaaaaaaagaagaaaaagaactatGAAacgtgaaagaaaaaaaaaagagaaaacggAGGAAGAGGAAAATATagagaaagtaagaaaaaataagaagaagaagatgggggGAAAAGAAATTTGGATAGGGAAAGACAGATTGAAAATAAGAGAAGTgggaaattctaaaatttgaaatttaaaatgggagaaaatacttcttaaaaaattatgttttccaCCTCAATTAACTTAATCAGAATTTAACTAAAGCTTTGACTTTAGCTGATCAAAATTgtcaccatttttaatttaaaaacttttttgtcaccttatACTCAATTTTTACTGTGAAAGACACAAATTATGCCTATGTTATATACTTGTGGTATGAACTATCATATTTATGGTAGTAAACAAATGCCAACAAAATTTTTATATGATGTCAATACCAGATCAAACCCGGTGTATATGAATTGGTTAGGTAAAGACCAAGTTGTTTTAAGTTGAATTTTTGCTTCTGTTTCAGAAAGTGTTATTTCTTTCTAagggtacacagaatctgtatatgcagaacaacaacttcaactagagttcagataaaaacaagaacacaatgaagtatatcaaataccctcaacacaagatcaaaatgacctttccaagaggtgtattttattttttccagaaaatagatgaaacaaaaataaataaggctaagtcgtccgaattcacggagtttccttaaggaaataattttcctcactgtacccgaggttatgtaatttttccttccaagataaaatgaccttcaattcaaatatagcggtacctcaaatatgTGAACTTGTTGAACAcactcaacagtttgaatgatcacacagaatttttgaagacaagaaaagtattttttattctaaaattttgtatcaaaacctgtggataaaagcaggtttatatagccataacatgcctcttctgaaaagaggcaatggttcactccaaaggttacacctttgctgtaagttcatgttTATTCATCAAAGATTACATCTTTTCCTGAACAatcatctcatttcatgaatcagtgtgtcacttcactgaaggattacatccttctgaagcatcatttTGAACTATTGCAAATTTCTGTAGCCTCAGTTCAAAATaatgtatcatttctgaagcACCAGTTCaaaaacaatgcatcagttcacttgtcatgtatatataaattgaGGTTCGAAACACTGCAGaaaatttttactatattttttcttGGCATTCttcgaaattcaaataaagtttgtccgaaaagatagatctcatcgatctaTCATTTGACAAATAAAaatccaaagccgaagccgagccgagcgagcgacgatgacgacggcacgaggcatctattatttcttgcctcacttgccatgtggagtaagtgttcttgattataaacactttcaagttctcttcttccaccaatgtgggagaaagtgtaaactttctaatttgggagtacactttccattttagtgtcttcTTCCCTTCCACaattttattctccattttttcattcatacttctttcatataatatgaacccaacaatcccccacatgaatgaaaaatggctatttttcgtaaaaattttacggacaagtatgtgatcatcaagcaaagactaattgcgtctggataagtgggtttccctttgaacttttcatagtgaacatgcatcggatgcactcagtcaatcggtagatttgatatctttgaaccgtcaagcTTTAATATACACGTAGACAATACATCTCAcataaccagccttttaccgtttatggttctcatgattttattcttttcagccatgaacatgttgtggtttcatgagagcttagagaataggcctttactaacattctctttgaaacggcttccacttcgccctcacataggtgatttctaaacgttcaattctgtcgattaaactatttggtctaATCTGCCAAATTTacataatcattaaaagacttttcaccttaagtcttatccttgtttactaaacattgtctatatcatgagaatgggctggataattgacaatgttgaacctgccaTACACAACTTTgcttgatctccttgaacctagctcttgggatctccagtcttctaggaagagttaccgctatgctgacttatcctaggccttaaacctatttccttggatgttctttccactccttctctagatagggcttttataagtggatccgacacattatcctttgactttacatactCAATAGTaataattctactagagagaagttccctaacggtattatgttTCCGTcgtatatgacgagatttaccgctgtacatcatgctccctgccctacctattatcgcttggctatcacattgtatacatactggtgccactggtttgggccaataaggaatatcttctaagaaattctgtAGTCATTCTGCTTCTGCACCGGCtatatctaatgcaataaattcagattccactGTAGAGctagcaatacaagtctgtttggatgatttccaagagatctctcctccaccgatagtaaatacatatccacttgttgattttacttcgttcaatccggtgatccaatttgcattactatatccttcaagtatcgcgggatatttattataatgcaaggcataattttgagtgtacttaagataccccaaaactcttttcatttccatccagtgagttttgttgggattactcgtgtaccgactcaatttactgatagcacatgctatgtctggtcgtgtacagttcattatatacattaaacatcctaatactattgtgtactccaattgcgagtcactttcaccttcattctttcgaagtacaaagctcgcatccaatggagtcttggcaataccgaatccatatacttgaacttgtcaagtacctttttgatataatgagactgtgacaatgtcaacccttgtgaatttcgatggattcttatacctaagattacatctacaactccaaggtatttcatatcaaacttgctctcgagcattcgttttgttgtatcatccacatataagcatacaatgacttggtgatttggagtgtctttaatataaacacatttatcatattcatttattttgaatccgtttgccaacatggtttggtcaaacttcgcatgccattgttttggtgcttactttagtccatataatgacttgataagtttacacaccttgttttccttttctggaaccacaaaaccctcaggttgttccatgtatatttcttcctctaattctccatttaggaaagcggtttttacatccatttgatggatctCAAGGCCATATACCGcagccaaggcaattaatattcgaatcgatattatccttgttactggcgagttgtatcgaagtaatcaaggtcttctttccgtttgaagccttttactacaagtcttgccttgtatttgttaatagtaccatccgctttcatctttcttttgaagatctatttggaacctaaaggtttatttttgggaggaaggtcaaccaattcccatgtatggttgcttaagattgaatctatctcactattgactgcctctttctaaaaggatgaATCCAAAGATGCCATCGCttccttaaatatttgaggctcattttccaaaagaaatatcacaaaatccgatccaaacaaagtagacgttctttgacgtgtactacgtcttggattttcttcattatgttcaTTCTCAATTGGTTCATCATGAGTTCGTTTATACctcccactagactgttcatgtctaattttatacggataaatatttttaaagaattcagcattatctgattcaattaccgtatttttattaatattcggatgttcagatttatgaaccaaaaatcgacataccttactgcttttagcatatcctatgaacacacagtccaccgtcttaggtcctatcttaacccttttaggcacaggaacttggacctttgctagacacccccacactttgaaatatttcaagttgggttttttttctttccacttttcataaggaattgattatgtcttactatgggaaactctattgagtatacggttggctgtaaggatagcctcccccacaagttttgtggtaaaccagaacttataagtaaggcattcatcattttcttcaaagtttagTTTTTCCTTTCCGgcattccattagattgaggtgaatacgggaccgtagtttgatggacaattccattctctacacatatttgcgcaaagagAGATTCgtattctctgcccctatcacttctaaTCATTTTGATCttcttctctaactgattttcaactttgattttgtattgcctaaacgcatttattgcttcatccttactatttagcaagtagacataacagtatctagtgcaatcgtcaataaaagttatg is from Capsicum annuum cultivar UCD-10X-F1 chromosome 5, UCD10Xv1.1, whole genome shotgun sequence and encodes:
- the LOC124898447 gene encoding ubiquitin C-terminal hydrolase 12-like; its protein translation is MIIHSDGNGDGQGHISVYLAIVGPSSLHVDWEVNASFRFLIFDQIHDNYTVMKGMERRFRNIKTEWGYSKCISHETFKDPSNGYLVNDECIFGVDVYVIKNQRIGECFSLNDADPYKHEWKIAEFTKLTNKVYSEEFTVKGKLLLYPAGDSWQNGQNISIFLESVDAAGFNRDSGANWFSAAAPSWGWQSFMPCYEFNDPKKGFLIQEYCIVQADVSVVDIMHIR